The Kribbella amoyensis genomic sequence TCCGCTATCCCGAGGTCGACGGGAACCACGGCCCGCCCCAGCTGTCGGCGAACGGCCATGAAGCCGTGTTCGCCGTGGGTGGCTGCCCGGCCTTGCTCGCCTGCGCGGAACCGATCGGCTCGATCCAGGCGTACGACATCGCCGCGGACCTGAGCACGCGGGTCGACGTCACGCCCGACGGCAGCTTCTCGGGGGTGGCGGCCTGGCCGGCCGTTTCCGGATCCGGCCGGCTGATCGCGTACGAGCACAGCCTCCAGCCGGGTGGGCCACGGGTCACGGTCGTGGTCGACCGCGACCCTGCCGGTATCGGCCGCCTCGGGCCCGGTGCCGACGCTCCCGTGAGCGCCACGGTCGCATCACGCGATACGACGGACCGGCCGGCGGAGGGAACCGCTCCCGCGCTCTCCGCCGACGGCCGTTACCTCGCCTTCCAGAGCTCGGCGGACGGCATGCATCCGGATGCCCAGGGCACCGGACGGACCGCCGTCGTCGTGCGTGACCTGGTGCTCGACGCCCGACGGGAGAAGGCCGGTGCGCCGAGGCTTCCCGGAGAGCTCGGCTCTCCCTCCGGACAACTCTGCGGACCACAGGTCTGTCCCGCCGCCGGGCCGAGCGAATCTCCTCGCTTGTCCGCGAACGGCTCCGTCCTGGTCTTCACCAGCGCCGGCGACGACCTGGTCTCCCCGCCGTGCTGCGTGGGTGCGGCCGTCGCCAGGACGTTCCAGCCACAGGTCACCGCGTCGACCACCGTCTTCGACGGGGTCCCGGTGGGGAGGTCTGCGACCAAGACGGCGGTGGTGCGGCACGAGGGCTTCGGTCCCCTGACGATCGGCAGGCTCAGTGTGACGGGGAGCGCGGACTTCGTCACCGGTATGGCCGAGAACTGCGTCGGCGCGACTTTGCACGCAGACGAGACCTGCAGTGTCACCGTCGAGTTCACGCCGACCTCCGTCGGTACGAAAGAGGCGGCATTGCGCGTCGAGCTGCGAAACGGGGCCGTGACGGACCTTCCGCTGCGTGGCTCGTCCACCGCCCTACCCACAGTTCCTCCGCCAACGCAGCCGACGCCGGGGCCGACAACCGCGCCGACGCCCACCGGGGGTCTGGTGATCAACCCGGATCCGGTGGACTTCACCGGCTCACTGCCCGCGCTGGTACCGATCGGGGTTCGCAGCGTCCAGGTACGCAACGGCGCGACCACACCGATCGAGCTCTCGGCCGTCGAGGTCCTCAGCGGTCCGCGCTTCACCCCCGGCGATTTCACCGTGGTGTCCACGACCTGCTCCGGCCGGCGCCTGGACCCGGGCGACATCTGTAGCGTGGAAGTCCGGGCGACACCGCAGTCCCCCGGGCGTCGTACGGGTGTGTTGTCCATCGCCACCAAGGACCCGGCCTACACCCGGTTGATCGCGTTGAGCAGCCAGGCGGTGGCGCCGGTCCTGGTCGTGAATCCAGCGGTGGTGCGGACGAACCGGGTCACCACCGTGGCAGGGCGCGACTTCCCACCCGGGCGGGCCGTCACCGTCGTCGTGACGACACCCGGGACCAGGTTGCGGACCACTGCGGTCGCCGGGTCCACCGGGGAGTTCTCGGCTGCCCTCCTGGTTTTCCCGCAGACGAGCACGGGCACCTGGCCGGTCGAGGCGGTCGTCGACGGCACCACGATCCGGGCTCGATCGACGGTGCTGGTGGTTCCTGGCAGCTTCCAGCCACCGGACTTCACCTCACGTCGGTGACCGACGGCTCGACGCGCACGGTGTGGGCGACGTGGGCGGGTTTGGCAGCCTCCACCACCGCGGCCAGCCGGGCGGCGTCGAGGTTGTTGCCTCGCACAACCACTTCGAGCCTCGGCGGGACCACGGGGCCGGCGCCGTCGACCGGTTCGGCCGACCAGGTCACACCGCCGGTGTCGGTGACCTCCACGTCGGCGCCGGTGATCAGCGCCAGCTGCCGTCGGAGCCCGGCGATCGTGCCCCGATCGCGCTGCAGCTCGACCGCCTGCGCGACGGCCGTCCGCTGCAGCCCCACCGGCCAGGTCTCGTCGAGCTCGGCACCGACCCATCCGGCGAGCCACCCGAGGAAGTCGGCCGGCGCCAAGGCCGGATCGAGGTACGCCCCGAGGCAGTCGAGCGAGCTGATCGCCGGAGCGAGCAGGAGATCCACCGCCGCGGTGAATCGCATCAACAGCTCGTCCTCCTGCAGCACCGCGGGCAGCAGGGATCCGAGCGGGTAGGGCGTGTCCAGTTCGGTGGTGGTTCCCCGCATGGCTCTCCTTCCGATGGCTCAGCCGATGCCGAACAGCTCGATCTCGGCCACAGCCAGATCGCGAGCGCCCGGCGCCGGGAAGACCGTGACGACGGTGATCGTGATCGTGCCGACCCCGACCGCGTTGCGCAGGGCAATCTCCTGTGGATCCGGCTTGTCGACGAGACTGATCAGCTCGGACTTCTCGTTCGAGTACTTGAGTTCGAGGGTCGCCGGCCGGCTGGACCCGGCAAAGTTCTTGCTGTCACCGGTCCTGACGAGGATCTTGCGCAGGGCAACGGCGCGATCGAGCTGGACCGTCAACCGCGCCGGGGCCTTCTCGTTCCAGGGCACCTGCCACGAGGTGTTCGCGAACGTGTCGAACGCCGCGTTGGGCGGGTGGTTCGTGGTGCTTCCGGAGCCCTGCACCGCCACCGGACGGATCGGGGTGAGCGCGGAGTCGGCCACGCCACGGACCTGCTGCTTGACGGTGGCGGCCTGCTGGACGACGAACGTGCGCAAGGGTGGATAGAAGCCGCTGAGGAGGCCGAAGACCAGGATCAGGAAGCCTGCCGTGGTGCGGGCCCGGCGGACCGTCGTCCTGAGCCCGTGTTTCACGGAGCTGTCGCCGGGGCGGGCCGGCCGGGATCCTGCCGTCAGCGTCCTGGGACGGCGCCGCAACCGCAGCCGGCGCCACCAGGGTGTCTTGACGACCTCGGCCGCGGCGAGGGAATCACCGCAGCGTCCGCAGAACTTGCGGGTGGGGGCGTTGCCCTCTCCGCATTCGCCACAGATGAGCTCCCCCGGGCGCGGAGTCCGCGTCGGCGTGGGACGCCGGACCGGCGCGGGCCGGTCCTTCACCGGCTGTGGCTGGACCTCGGCCGGATCCTCCCGTTCCACCAACGGCGCTACCAACTTCGCCGCCGACGCCCCATCAGGAGCCGACGCAGGCGGTGGCGAGGCGGAGCGACGCACCGCCGACGGCTGCTCAGGCGTGGGCACGGAGCGGTCCACCGGCGGGACGGACCGGGCCTCCGGTTCGCGCGCGGGGCGGCTGGCAGGCGGGGGTAGTGGCGCAGGCGTGGTCGCCGTTGTCTCGGGCTCTGGCACGGAACGGTCCGCCCGCGGCGGCGGCACGGAACGGCTGACCGGCGTGGGTGGTGAGGCGAGATCGGTCGCCGAGGGCGCGGTTGTCGACGCGGAACGGTCCGCCGCCGGCGGTGGGACGGGACGGGTCGCCGGGGTGGTAGATCCGGGCGCGGCCCGCCCCGCCGGCGGAGGTGGTGGGGGCGGACGGGTGGCCGAGGGCTCGGGTGTTGGCGCGACACGACCCGCCGGCGGAGGTGGTGGGGTGGCGCGGGTGGCCGGGGGCTCGGGTGTGGTCGCCGGTGGGGGTGCGGATTGCGTGGGTGGGGGTGGCGGGGGTGGGGTGGCGCGACGGGGCGGCGCCGGAGGGGGTGGGGGTGGCGGGGTGCGGCCTGGTGGGGGTGGCGGGGTGGTGCGGCCGGGTGGGGGCGGCGGGGCCGGCGTGTCGGGTGTTGGCTTTCTGGGTGCTCTTGCGCCGGAGTTGTCGGGGATCGTCGATCCGCCGACGAGTTCCGCGGTCGCTCGCTGGATCCGGGTGAGGAGACCGGCTTTGCGCGGCAGCGGCTCCAGTTGCTCGGGTGTCGCGACGGGCGCCGGTACGACGCGTTCGGCGTTCCACTCCAGGAACGTCCCGCAGGAGCCGCAGAACGTGTCGCGGTCCTGGTTGTGATGGCCGCACTCCCCACAGATCAGCATCAGTGGTCCTCCACCTTCACCAGGTGCTCGAACGAGAACACCAGACTGTTCCGCTCCAGCTCGATCCGCGTCTGCTCGGCGCCACGCTCCCCCGTGACCGGATTCGCGCTGAACAGCCGGACGTCCTCGACCGCCTGAACACCGCGCACGTCCTGCAGAACGGCGTACACGTCGCCGGACCGTACCGGCCGGCCGAACTCCCACCCCGAGCCTCCGGGTCCACCACCGGGCAGAGGACTCAGGAACCGGTGCAATGCGGTCAGCGCGTCCCGCCGGACCCTGTCGTGGTCGACCCGTGGCCGGGCGACCAGTCGCGCCACGACCGTGATCCCCCGGTAGCGCGGCGGCTCGACCGACACCCTGGTCCCGATCAGACGCACCTGGTCGAGCCGCTCCGCCAGCCGCTCGAGCAGCGGCTCCGGCGGGACCAGATCGGCGAAGTCGATCACGCCGTCCTGCTGAGCCGCCGAGGGCACGACCAGGACGCGAACCGTTCCCGCCGGGGTCGCGTCGTCGCCGCCGGTGATGCATCGGATCCGGGCCGCCTCCGGCACAGCTTCGCGGGCCAGCGCCTCGTAGTCCTCGGCCGTCACCGCTCGTCCCCGCGTCCGCAGCATGATCGGCGCGCGTCCGGCTGCCTCATCCACTGTCTCGCCGTCGGTACCACCGTGTGCGGCCGCCCTGTTCTCGACCGCGGAGACGAACGGGATCGACGACTTCAGCGTCGCGATCGCGGCGGCCGGTACGTTGCCGCGGGCTCCACCACCGGTCGCATACCCGCGGACCCGGATCGTCTGTCCCTTCGCCGGGACGGCGCCGTACCGCCGCAGGCCGCCGTCGGGCAGCCGGACCACCGGCGCGAAGGCGATCTCGCCCGGGACTGCGTCCAGCCGGAAGTACCGGTCGTCCGGTCCGCCGGCCGCGAAATCGTCGACCGCGGTCCACTGCTGCCAGCCGTCGTCGGACCCGACCTCGACCACCGGATCGCCGAGACCGCCGAGCACCGGCGCGAACCGCACGGTGAAGACCTGCCCGGGCACTCCCTCCGACAAGCCCAGGACCTCGTCGTGGACAAGCTCCGCCTGGACGGCGTCGACCGTGCCTCCGACACTCGATACCTCGAGCCGCTGGACCTGCGGCGGTGCCGTGTACGGCGTCCGGCCCTCCCCCGTTTCCACTACCCGGCCTCGCAGCCAACCGGCCGGGCGGCCTCCGATCACGCTGACCTGGTGGCCCGGCGGCACGTGCAGGACCACGGAGCCGGAGCGATTCAGGCCACCGGTACCGTCCCGGCCGAGGTCGCAGCGCGTCCACTCCGCACCGGTCCAGGCTTCCCAGCACAACGGTGGATTCTCCGGGTCGACTCCGAGCCCTTGGGTCTGGCCCGCGTAGTCCAGCTGGATCGCCACCGACGGGACCGCGCCGGTGAGCCCGATCAGCACCTCGTCGCCTGGCATCGGCGGGTCGGAGAAGGCGCTGAAGACCTCCGCGTCGTGCGGTACGGGATCGGGATCGTCCACGGTCCGGGTGAGGAGCGCGGCCACCGAGGACGGTGGGATCGTGAGCTCGGTCGTCGTCGAGAACACCACCGACGGTTCCGCCTCGGTCCGGACCGTACCGACTTCGGTGCCTTGGGCAACCACAAGTGGTGACCGGGCCGGCGCCGAGAGCCAGAACGTGACCGGTACGGTCGCCGGCGTCGGCGGGACCAGCCGCAGCCCGATCAGGTCGAAGAACTTGAGCCGGAGCCGATCCGGGACCTGGTTGAGCCGGCGGAACAGCCCGTCGGTCAGGAACGCATACGCCTCGAGCAAGGTGATCCCGACGTCGGACGGACTCTCGTCGGTCCAGCCGGGGCAGGATCGGCGAACCAGCTGGACCGCGTCGGCCACGAGATCGTCGTACCGGCGTGCGTCCAGATCAGGAGCGGGCAGCGCCATCAGCCGACCCCTTCCGCCGGACCGGAACGGTCGGTCTGGAACGCGACGACCAGTTCGCGAGCCGCCGACTCACCGCGGGGCCGGTAGCCGACGACGAGGTGGACCAGTCCGTCGACGGCTGGGTCGGGCACGACGTCGACCTGGTCCACCTCGGCCCGTGGTTCCCAGGCCTCGAGCGCGCCACGGACCTCGTCGGCGAGCTGGATCCCGGTCGCCGGCGTGACGGCGTCGAACACGAAGTCACGCAGGCGGCACCCGAAGTCCGGGCGCATCACCCGCTCACCGGGATAGGTGAGCAGGACCAGCCGCATGCTCTGCTCGAGCTTGTCGGTGCCACGGGCGACCGCGAACGGTCCCGCTCCCGAGCCGAGCGGGAACCCGAGCCCAGCCACCGCGTCGATCGTCATCGTCACTCTCCAGGTCAGTTGAGCTTGATCGGCTTGCCCTTGATCTCGACCGGCCCGGTCCCGTTCACACTGATCCGGGTGCCTTGCAGGTTCAGCTGCTGCGCTTTCAGGGTGAGTTCGCCGCCACCGTCGATGGTCACCGAGCCACCCGCGCCGGCGACCAGGTCGATCGCACCGCCCGGACCGCACTCGACGACGATCCGGCCCTTCTCGCCGGGGCGCGTCACCCGGCCCGGTACGCAGCGCAGCAGCACCGTCCCGGCCACCTGGTCGATGCTCAGCATCAGGTTGCCGTCGCCGCTCCCGAGCAGCACCTCACCCTGGTCGACCCGGCCCGGGGCCGGCACGACGTCGTGGAACGCGAGCCGCGCGCCGGACGGCGACACCAGACCGCGCCACTGCACCGAGCCTTTGTTGCCTTCGGCCCGTACCGGCGGCCCGCCCAGGCTGTACTCGCTCCGGTTGTTCAGCACACCACCCAGCACGTACGGGCGGTGCAGGTCACCGAACTCGAAGCCGACCAGCACCTCGTCACCGACCTCGGGCAGCCACAGCGCACCGCTTTGCTCCCCCGCCGCTGCCTGAACGACCGCGGCCCAGCCGGACTCGTAGTCCGGCGACAGCCAGGGCAGGACGACTTTCACCCGGCCTTTCGCCACCGGGTCGAGATTGTTGCTGACGATCCCGCAGACGATTCCGGGAACCCGGTCCCGCACCTC encodes the following:
- a CDS encoding choice-of-anchor D domain-containing protein, which translates into the protein MLNRRSGRLFLALALLLVPVAVTTAPTAAATSRGTTEVVSLGADGADSAGSALSPALSADGSQVAFASRAALDPVVRGGTDAPYNVYVRDRRAPGRTVLISRALQATYIVARGSSAPLRATATPEEGGNRDSLHPTVSATGRYVAFESIADNLRDNFGRAERRVVVCDRDPDGDGVFDELRPDGIMDFGYLYLGSDPADPQVTTGSEPSLSADGTVIAWREMLPGATTARVAVTRLVQDPQGRPLPPDPDGFRYPEVDGNHGPPQLSANGHEAVFAVGGCPALLACAEPIGSIQAYDIAADLSTRVDVTPDGSFSGVAAWPAVSGSGRLIAYEHSLQPGGPRVTVVVDRDPAGIGRLGPGADAPVSATVASRDTTDRPAEGTAPALSADGRYLAFQSSADGMHPDAQGTGRTAVVVRDLVLDARREKAGAPRLPGELGSPSGQLCGPQVCPAAGPSESPRLSANGSVLVFTSAGDDLVSPPCCVGAAVARTFQPQVTASTTVFDGVPVGRSATKTAVVRHEGFGPLTIGRLSVTGSADFVTGMAENCVGATLHADETCSVTVEFTPTSVGTKEAALRVELRNGAVTDLPLRGSSTALPTVPPPTQPTPGPTTAPTPTGGLVINPDPVDFTGSLPALVPIGVRSVQVRNGATTPIELSAVEVLSGPRFTPGDFTVVSTTCSGRRLDPGDICSVEVRATPQSPGRRTGVLSIATKDPAYTRLIALSSQAVAPVLVVNPAVVRTNRVTTVAGRDFPPGRAVTVVVTTPGTRLRTTAVAGSTGEFSAALLVFPQTSTGTWPVEAVVDGTTIRARSTVLVVPGSFQPPDFTSRR
- a CDS encoding phage tail protein I; the protein is MRGTTTELDTPYPLGSLLPAVLQEDELLMRFTAAVDLLLAPAISSLDCLGAYLDPALAPADFLGWLAGWVGAELDETWPVGLQRTAVAQAVELQRDRGTIAGLRRQLALITGADVEVTDTGGVTWSAEPVDGAGPVVPPRLEVVVRGNNLDAARLAAVVEAAKPAHVAHTVRVEPSVTDVR
- a CDS encoding zinc ribbon domain-containing protein, which encodes MEREDPAEVQPQPVKDRPAPVRRPTPTRTPRPGELICGECGEGNAPTRKFCGRCGDSLAAAEVVKTPWWRRLRLRRRPRTLTAGSRPARPGDSSVKHGLRTTVRRARTTAGFLILVFGLLSGFYPPLRTFVVQQAATVKQQVRGVADSALTPIRPVAVQGSGSTTNHPPNAAFDTFANTSWQVPWNEKAPARLTVQLDRAVALRKILVRTGDSKNFAGSSRPATLELKYSNEKSELISLVDKPDPQEIALRNAVGVGTITITVVTVFPAPGARDLAVAEIELFGIG
- a CDS encoding putative baseplate assembly protein; its protein translation is MALPAPDLDARRYDDLVADAVQLVRRSCPGWTDESPSDVGITLLEAYAFLTDGLFRRLNQVPDRLRLKFFDLIGLRLVPPTPATVPVTFWLSAPARSPLVVAQGTEVGTVRTEAEPSVVFSTTTELTIPPSSVAALLTRTVDDPDPVPHDAEVFSAFSDPPMPGDEVLIGLTGAVPSVAIQLDYAGQTQGLGVDPENPPLCWEAWTGAEWTRCDLGRDGTGGLNRSGSVVLHVPPGHQVSVIGGRPAGWLRGRVVETGEGRTPYTAPPQVQRLEVSSVGGTVDAVQAELVHDEVLGLSEGVPGQVFTVRFAPVLGGLGDPVVEVGSDDGWQQWTAVDDFAAGGPDDRYFRLDAVPGEIAFAPVVRLPDGGLRRYGAVPAKGQTIRVRGYATGGGARGNVPAAAIATLKSSIPFVSAVENRAAAHGGTDGETVDEAAGRAPIMLRTRGRAVTAEDYEALAREAVPEAARIRCITGGDDATPAGTVRVLVVPSAAQQDGVIDFADLVPPEPLLERLAERLDQVRLIGTRVSVEPPRYRGITVVARLVARPRVDHDRVRRDALTALHRFLSPLPGGGPGGSGWEFGRPVRSGDVYAVLQDVRGVQAVEDVRLFSANPVTGERGAEQTRIELERNSLVFSFEHLVKVEDH
- a CDS encoding GPW/gp25 family protein codes for the protein MTIDAVAGLGFPLGSGAGPFAVARGTDKLEQSMRLVLLTYPGERVMRPDFGCRLRDFVFDAVTPATGIQLADEVRGALEAWEPRAEVDQVDVVPDPAVDGLVHLVVGYRPRGESAARELVVAFQTDRSGPAEGVG